From a single Lolium rigidum isolate FL_2022 chromosome 7, APGP_CSIRO_Lrig_0.1, whole genome shotgun sequence genomic region:
- the LOC124676033 gene encoding probable calcium-binding protein CML46 produces the protein MAEPTAPRPLLRRVLSFREPLLVIPYLISFLAAAASAFFHSYASFLQSFARSLAVVPSHAGCAKCTYASSSSASCCDSNVVDSNEEEEDEEVRKEEVEAIMARIGLGVSGAGEGLKASMGHAEVSRLFDAEEPSFAEVRRAFAVFDGDKDGLIGAADLQGALARLGFREDAASCEAMIAAASRGSGSGMNLFQFVTFLEDGLC, from the coding sequence ATGGCAGAGCCGACGGCGCCACGACCACTCCTCCGCCGCGTGCTCTCCTTCCGGGAGCCGCTGCTGGTCATCCCCTACCTGATCagcttcctcgccgccgccgcttccgcctTCTTTCATAGCTACGCGTCCTTCCTGCAGTCCTTCGCCAGGTCCCTCGCCGTCGTCCCCTCTCACGCCGGCTGCGCCAAGTGCACGtacgcgtcgtcgtcgtcggcgtcgtgctGCGATAGCAACGTCGTGGActccaacgaggaggaggaggacgaggaggtgaggaaggaggaggtggaggcgatcatggcccgGATCGGGCTGGGCGTGAGCGGCGCCGGCGAGGGTCTCAAGGCCAGCATGGGCCACGCCGAGGTGTCCCGGCTGTTCGACGCCGAGGAGCCGAGCTTCGCGGAGGTGCGGCGCGCGTTCGCCGTGTTCGATGGTGACAAGGACGGGCTCATCGGCGCGGCCGACCTGCAGGGCGCGCTGGCGAGGCTCGGGTTCCGGGAGGACGCCGCGTCGTGCGAGGCCATGATCGCGGCCGCCAGccgcgggagcgggagcgggatgAACCTGTTCCAGTTCGTCACCTTCCTCGAGGACGGCCTCTGCTAA